Proteins encoded within one genomic window of Lynx canadensis isolate LIC74 chromosome B4, mLynCan4.pri.v2, whole genome shotgun sequence:
- the CB4H22orf23 gene encoding UPF0193 protein EVG1, with product MASQERVEAVTKGTGFWRCSKPATYTPGTCQLLRVMMKESKLTNFQQRHIMDTMKRGDTLPLQCSPTSSQRVLPPKQPASAIYLPPILVARPHLRPASVCQAGGAYSREPFKPQATRDLEKEKRRLQNIFATGKDSEERKRKPPPVRQEDPAPELDRFEELVKEIQDRKEFLADMEALGQGRQYRGIILAEISQKLREMEDIDHKRSEELRKALANP from the exons ATGGCTTCCCAGGAAAGGGTGGAGGCAGTGACCAAAGGAACAGGGTTCTGGCGCTGCTCCAAGCCAGCCACTTACACCCCCGGGACCTGCCAGCTGCTCAGAG TGATGATGAAGGAATCCAAACTGACAAACTTCCAACAGCGACACATCATGGACACCATGAAAA GAGGAGACACTCTGCCCCTCCAGTGCAGCCCAACATCCAGCCAGAGGGTCTTGCCTCCCAAACAGCCGGCCTCGGCCATCTACCTGCCTCCCATCCTGGTGGCCCGGCCCCACCTCCGGCCTGCCAGTGTGTGCCAAGCCGGCGGGGCCTATAGCCGGGAACCATTCAAGCCTCAAGCCACCC GAGATCTGGAGAAAGAGAAGCGAAGACTCCAAAACATTTTTGCCACTGGGAAGGACTCCGAGGAACGGAAAAGGAAGCCCCCTCCGGTGCGACAGGAGGACCCAGCCCCTGAGCTGGACCGGTTTGAAGAAT TGGTAAAGGAAATCCAGGACAGGAAAGAATTCCTGGCTGACATGGAGGCGCTGGGACAGGGAAGACAGTACCGAGGGATCATCCTTGCGGAGATCTCCCAG AAACTGCGGGAAATGGAAGACATTGACCACAAGAGGAGTGAGGAACTTAGGAAGGCTCTTGCCAACCCTTGA